In Sus scrofa isolate TJ Tabasco breed Duroc chromosome 12, Sscrofa11.1, whole genome shotgun sequence, the DNA window CTAAAATCTCTATctaagacattccatccaaattCATCTTATGCCTATATCCACAAAATACATTATATAATCCTAAACAAAAAGCTTATTTCCCACATTCAATCTGCCAAAAAAGGTTATTAAAAGCCTCAGCATCACTGACTTTAGACAGCAGATgccatcttctttctttctttttctttttttttttttttgctttttagagctgcaaccgcagcatatggaagttcccaggctaggggttctaattggagctatagctgccggcctacgccacagccacgtgggatcggagccacctctgcgacccacaccacagttcatggcaacgccagatgcccagctcactgagcaaggccagggactgaacccaaatcctcatagataccactgcaccacaacgggaactcttgaagGCCATTTTCTTGTCATCCTTTCCTTTTGGTCTTTAAGCAGAACCTGGGACCCAAGACAATGACAAAAGTGTTCAGTCCTCAAGGGATCTCAAAAGGAAACTGGCtttgacaaaaaaaagaacacagtccAATAGTGTCTGATCTCAGGTCACAATTCCTAGGTTCCAATTCCGGCTCAGTCattgactagctgtgtgacctggggcaagttacTGAATTTCTGACCCTGTTTCTTTACCTGCAAAATggaattttgctttgttttgtttgctttttagggctgcacccccagcataggaagttcccagactaggggtcaaatcagagctgtagccactggcctatgccacagccactgcaactagggatctgagtcacaaataagacctactccacagctcatggcaaagccagacccttaacccactgagcaaggccagatatcaaacttgcatcctcatggataccagtagggtttgtaatccacttagccacaactggaactccctaaaatgtaaatattttaataaatggaaatcacAGTAATTTCCTCACTAGACTGTCATAGACAGTAAACGAGACAAGGCACTAAAGTACTCAGCAAAGTACCTGGCACAGAATGACCAGTcgataaatgttagctattaataTTGTATATGCTTAAGTTCAAGAAATTCTTCTGTGTGGTTTCCAAAGAAAAAGAGCTCAATGGGGGCTGGGCAGAACAAAGATTaagtaatctttaaaaagacGCAACTGAATCAATTGCCCTATGTGGAAAATGGGTACATGGCGGAAAGAACAATTACAATAGCCATGAACTTTCCACACCCCATCCACAAACTCTGGCAATCTTCACCTTCTCtcttgggccaaggatctgaCCTCCTATCTGTTATGAAAAGGTGGAGCTCAGTATTAAGGTAAGATCTGAGATTAAAGTTCTAACACCAAGATGTGGGGAAAGCTCAAACAAAACTGCCTGCCATTTCCAAATTTTGTAACcaacaaaacacatacacaaacaaaaGGTCAAGAATTGAGTTCCAATGATCATTTGCTGTGTCACTGCCCAGCAACGCAAAACCCCAGACACTAGGAAGGTGGTAAAAACTCGAATACATCCGGTTTAGGGTAAATACATGTTACATACCTATTCCCATCTCAGGTTATAATGTTATAAAACCAATCAGACTGAGAAAGACCTAGGATAATTTGTGGGCTTAAAGATTccacactctttttaaaattggtatGTGTTAACAAGAGAAACTATTTCATCTTCCCATTTCGGGTCAGAGGGGATAAATCTAAATTAGGATTATTCTAAAAGGGCAAGTCTGCAAAGGGCTAGTTCAGGAGACTTTCAATTCATGTGAGACTAGCCTGAATCTAGTTTCAACTGGTCAGGAGGAAACTGCTTCAGCTTGGTGAGCGTGAAAAGGCACTAAGACCCTAGGTGCTGTTACACAGGTAACAACAGCCTCAGAATTACTCTGTACCTCACAAACTTCAAGTACCAAGTGCATAAATCCTCTTCACACTCCCCAAACAGCCCATGTTATGTATAAGACAGACATATCTAGGAAAATTCAGGCAACAacccccaacctactgagcaaggagaGACCCTGCAGTATAAGACTGACAATGCTGAAGTCCAAGGAAAAATGAAGTTCCATTCACTTTCAGGGAAGGGATTGTTTCCATTGGCGTATATCTGGtttatttcctgaaaaaaaaaaaaattctttcctccaCTATTCGCTTTGAAAACTACAACCCCTTAATTGTCAAAGACAGTCGCTGGACACCAGGATCTCCTCGGCACAGTCAGCCGGGCATCAGCTTATTCTGGGCTGGTGACAGGGGACCTTTCTTCTATAACCAAGGCACTTAGCTCACCACCTTCGTCCTCCGCGGGGGAAGAGGACGGTAAAAGTATTTTGGAAAAATgcccaagaaaggaaaaagctgaCCGGTTTCCTGAGGGTGTCTCCATCCCTCCCGGCCGGTATGCGGTGACTTCCTACCAAAGGCCACCAGGGGAGTATAGCCAAACCCGGCTCTCCAACACTGCAGGAAATGTTTCAAGCCTAAAAAGCCACTTGTAGGATTATCGGATTCATTCCGGGCACCGCTGCCAAGTGATGCCCCCGCAGTGCCAACATCCCCCTCAGCTCTTTGTCCCCACGTTGCCTGGCCCTGCACGGGCGCTAGCCCCACCCTGGGGCCGAAACAGTTCCCCTTCCCCTGGGCTGTCCTCCCAAGTCACACCCAGAGGCCTGGGTCAGcggctcctcctcccccacacacTCCCGCTCGTCCGTGGGAGCGAGCCGGACAGCGGGCTGCCCTCCGGCCACGGTCACTCCAGCCCGCTGCCCAAGTCCCTCGTGGGGGTCAGCTCTCGAGGAGCAGCCGGCTAGGCTGGGGAGTTCGGCGGCCCTAACCCCCGCCCGGGGCCTCCCGTCCCTTCCGTCCCTCACCGGGCGGAGGCTGGGCGGGCGACGGTGGCACTGGCGGGCGCGGGCCGCTGCTGTTGATGATGTAGTGGGAGACGCGCGAGTTCTCGGAGACGCTGAGCACATAGTCCCCGGGGCTGGTGCTCGAGTCCCGCACCAGGAACACCCCGTGCCGCTGGCCCTGCAACAGCGCCACCGCCTCCTGCCGGCTCAGCCGCCCCCAGTACCAGCTACTCCGCTCCTCCGAGTCGAAGTTGCCCGCCATGGCCGACTCCGCGCCTACACGctgggccgccgccgccgcgcgcgCCCCTCCAGTCCCGGCGCCCGCCGCCCAGCGGACCGGCTCGGGTCTCCGCTTCACAGCAGCGCCTGAAatggcggcggcggccgcgggccTTCCCCACCGGAAATGACGTACTCCCTGCCTCCGGGAGGATGCCGGGAAGGGGACTGCCGCCCGCCATTGGGAGAAGGGCAAGGGGCGGCTCGCGCGCTCACTGCGCATGCGGACTCTTGGGCGTCGCCGCCTGGTGGGGACAGGGACTGCAGAGAGTGGAGAGGCGGCGTCTAGGGCCGAGGGGCGGGGCCTCAACTAGCAGTCCGCAGAAGTTTGTCTGTGCGCTGTTGGCCACGCGGTTCTGGCTAGTCCAGGCTTCAATTTCCTGGAAGGCCCGGTGCTTCTGGGCAGCAACTAGGAGACAGAATTGGAGTAGAAAAGGTGATGTGGCCTCAGGGCCTGAGTTCCCTGAGAcgaatattttctgaatattttcagaTCTGTTAAGCTCTTGTTTTCActgattcattcagcaaacagtTGACACCACGTTTGCCTTTCGGTCGCAGAGGTCATCTAGGCTGGGCCCTTCCCTCGGGGAATTCTCAGACCCCGTGGGAGGAACCAGGAAACAGGCCATGACGAAGGGATGCCAAGCCATTTGATGGGGGTAAGGACAAGGGGCTCTAGGAACATAGAGCAGGGCCCCCTAATCCATGCTTTAGAGGAACCCAAGAGTACTTCCCAGTGGCTTGAGCTGAATATTGAATGGCAGTTGGGGAAAAGCATTCAAGACAAAGGGACCAGAGTGTGCCAAGTCAAGGAGACATATGGAGTCCTCTCTGTTGAGGCTTTCAAGTCATCTGCCCAGATTCTCTAAGTCTGGCCTTGGATATCCTCTACTCTCCCTGCCGTCACGATCACTGCTATCTCTATATtccatatctatatctgtattcCTATGACAGCCTGTCTCTGGTATTCTATAGTCTTGCTGCCCCTAATTGCATAGCACACATCTGCCAAGTTGTATTTTTCTCAATTATAGCTCTGAGTGTGCTGCTACCCTGTGTAAAACTTTTAACAGTCTCCAGGTGTTAGAACTCCCAGGTTATCTCTCTTATGGTTCTACCTGTTGTATTACCCATTGTATTGTAATCTTTCGATTTACAAGTCCGTGTTCCATGCTAGATCTCCTCAAAGGCTAGGCATCAAGTGTAGGAGGCACTCCATAATTGCCTCATAAGAATAACTAACACTTATTTAGGGAATTTTACCTGCCAGGCATAGTGCTAACTGCCCTTAGGTAGgtctctcatttaatcttctcaacCTTCTGGATTGGTATTTTAcaactattcccattttacagatgaagctcagaagTTTGGTAACTTGTCCTGGGACACATGGCTGCTGAGTTGGGAACTGAGATTCAAATCCTGGAATGAGGCgatcccatcgtggcgcagcggaaaggaatctgactaggaaccatgaggttgcgggttcgctcctggccccgctcagtgggtttaggatcctggcattgccgtgagctgtggtgtaggtcggaagacatggctcggatctggcgttgccatggctgtggcgtagaccggcagctatagctccgattcaacttctagcctgggaacctccacatgccacaaatgtggccctaaaaagcaaaaaaaaaaaaaaaaaaaaaggaaaaaagaaaaagaaaaaacaaatcctaGAAAGAAAAGAGCTCTCTGGTCACACTTCTATATCCTCAGACTTCTGGGATAGCAATGGCAGGAGATGAGGGGTGGGGGAAATATGGCAGAAATAGACTTCCCCCCCTTTTCTAAATATTCATTtagaaagtcattttaaaaaaatcagtcagcCCTGGGTTTTATGGCCTTACATGAATAACGCACCTCTTCCGGACCCACTTCACACACCCCTGGGCCTGctctgggaaggggtggggagccaAGGGCACCTTCCTTGCTGCGGGTGACTCATCGTGACCCTGGCTTAGTCACAGCCTGTCACCACAAGCTAGTAGGAGAAGCCAGCCCAGGGTCCTTTGGGAAAGAGAAGTGGCTCTTCTTCATTTCCCCACAGTGACTGAGCTTGGAGGCAGGACCTTACCAGAGATCGCCTGGTGGGGGGGGCGGTCCTGACACCTTGCCTCTGAGGGTCCCCTCTCTAGGGCACAGGGACAGGACTGAAGGAAAGACCttaagggaggaggaaagagagaagaaagaaacaaagaaaacaaatcataacTGAGCTGGAAAATAAGCAGGGGATTGGTAAGGAGGGGATGCCCAGCACCAAACGGCCCCTCAAGGGTGTTCTTCCTTGGAGCACAGAGAACCTGCAAGTTCAGAGGCCAACCAGGTGGGAAGGGAGTGGCTTTGGGATGAAAAGCCaaagcccctgcccctccctcctctctttcctcctcctccacctcccctctTCTACAGAAGGATTTATAGCCAAAATGGTGGCTTTTGCCCCTGAGAAGCCTGATATGCCCTACAAAGAATGTGGAGAATGTGACTTTCTTGTTTAGGGAGATTCTCCTGGAGGTGCCTGAGGGAGAAACAGagatgaaaggggaaaagaaacgGAAGGCTGACCTGTTCAAGAGAAAAGCACATTGGAGATACTGAggtcccggtgtggctcagtggaaacaatctgactagcatccatgaggatgcagtttctatccctggcctcgctcagtgggttaaagattcagcattgccatgagctgtggtgtgggtcgcagatgcggctcggagccaccattgctgtggctgttgtatagaccagcagctacagctctgatttgacccctagactgggaacctccatatgctgcctaaaaaaaaaaaaaaagagaaacacatcaAAGTTCCTTCCCTCTAACCAGATAAAGGGGCATTCTTTATTTTGGCCAAAGACCAGGAAACAAGGGTTCAAGGACCTATTTGCCTGACCGCTCTGTGTCTCCTAAAGTGTCCAGAGCTGCCTTGTACAGTTGTACACTGCACAACTCCAGGGTCCTAGGTAAATGCAACCCTCTGGAGTTGGGCTACTCACACtcactttttccttaaaaaaacagacTCGaaacgggagttccctggtggcaccatgggttaaggatttggcattgtcactgctgtggttctgattacagctgtggtacaggttcaatccctggcctaggaactagCACATGccacagaccaaaaaaataaaaggaaaagaaatgagaaacaaaaacaggacttcccatcgtggcgcagtggttaacgaatccaactaggaaccatgacgttgcggattccacccctggcctcgctcagtgggttaaagatccagcgttgccatgaactgtggtgtacctcgaagacacagctcggatctggcgttgctgtggctgtggtgtatgccagcggctatagctccgattagaccccaagcctgggaacctccataggccgcaggtacggccctcaaaagacaaaagacaaacaaacaaacaaaaacaaaaaaagaacagaaagatttTTGTATGAGGATGACCAAAATTGCTGTTTAGAGAGAAAACTGACAGTCAACATCCCAAgcgtgtgagagagaaagagaaagaaaagagatggtgGGGGTATAGGTGCCATTTATGTTAGtgggaaaatacatttctgcCAGTATAGAGACGAGGAGACAGGAGACAGAAATTTCCAAGTGTCTGATGGAGTTTCTGGATTATGAAGAAGGAGATGCCCCAGCCCTCAGTGCGTGGCCCTTAGTTTTGCAGagacaagaactttttttttttttttttttttgctttttaaagccgaacctgcagcacatgtgttcccaggctagggggctgaactggagctgcacctgcccacctacgccacaaccacagcaacgcagtgtCAGaaccaagctgagtctgcaacctacaccacagctctcagcaacatcagatcctcaacccattgagcgaggccaggaatcaaatcgacatcctcaaggatactggtcaggtctgttaccgctgagccacaatgggaactccagatttgggtCGTCTTGTTTCTGCTATATCCCAAGTGCCTGGCAGAGAGCCTGGCATATAGGCATGAAGTGgatattggttgaatgaatgactgaatgaatggaaTCCAGGCACCTGTCCAGAGCCAAAAGGAGCTTCCTGCAATTGACAGATACCTCCTGGGGGGCATTGCACCTCCCCCACGATGTGAGCTGGGGGTGCAAACCATTCTTGGTTCCCTCTCAAAAGGTCCTCAGCTGCATCTGGGCTCTGTCTTCTACAGCACTCCCGCGTGCGCTCCAACTTGCTAGAGAAAGGCGTGTTGTTACAGCTGTAAACCTGGTAATTGCACCTATCGCAATGCTTATCTTATCTGTCGGCCTCTTGGTGTCAGCTTCTTGGAGCCGCGGTTACTGCTGACAGAGTGGACAAATTATTGTGGTGCTTTCATTTTTCAGTAACTTACCTTGCCCGGGAGGGATCCAGATCTGGGTGTGGTCACAGGACTGTGCCGAACCCGAGACATTCACGTGGCATCTCATTTTCTTTGCGAAATGTTGTCCAAGGTGATGAACCAACTCCTCAGCCGTAGCCTGACTCCATTCGACACCCTTCCTTGCCTGTAAGCCCTGCACGTGCCATTCCTTCTGCCCACAGTGCCCCTCCCCCTGGGGAAATCTCAGCCTCCAGATGGGCTCTGTGATTGCAACTTCCAACACTCCCTTCCTTCTAAAGGCAGCCACTGGGATCACCTGGGAAACCACAGGTCCCCAGGCTTGGTCCTTGCGGGGGCAGGGGTGGTTCCAGCTTCTGTGCAGGGGAAGCAGACACGtgacccgccccccccccccccccccccggcaggCACGTATCTGAATAGGCTCCGCCCCCCGCACTGCGTCTGGGTCAAAGAAGAGCACCTGTTTCAAGCCGCCCCACTGAGAACCGGCTCTGAGACTTTTGACTTTTACTGGCCAAGAGgcactttctctttctgcttccttTACAGAATGTAAGCCTGGAGCTGCCAGTGGCTGCGGCCACTGCATTACTAGGGGAGAACCTGCCTGAGACCGAAGCCACCTCCCAGGGAGGCTGAGCCAGGAGACGGTTCCAGACGCATTGCTGACAGTGCTGTCTGAGTGCCTGAAACAGCCCTATCCTGGAACTGTTAGGTAGCTAATGCTGATAAATGTCCTCCTCTGCTCAAAGCAGTCTGGGCTGGCTCGGTCACTCACAACAAAGCTTAAAGATTATCCTTAGAGACCccctcaaatgtcaccttctctgtGAAGCGTTTGCAACTTCTCAACCCCAGCTGAGTCAGTTTCCTGTCAGTGGGCCCTTGGTGCCTGTACTTGCCGCACTGGGCTGTGTTTCCACCCACCAGCCCTGTCCGCGGGGCCACAGACCACAGGGCAGGGACTGTGTgatgccccttcccccagcccgcCCACCGGGCCGGGCCAAGTGGCCCTTCCATAGGCAGCAATGAAAGAGCGAGGCCATTATGGGAGCTACTGGCCACTCCTGCTCTCCCCctgtggtggggagagagggcagcCCTGTCCTCTTCCTTCTGGGCACAGGAGAAAACTATACTGGAAGACCCCTGGTTGCCTTCTAGGGGTTCTCTTTCCCTTTGCTAATTCACAAGGAGACCAGTGTTGGCAAACACATATTGCTTTATTTAGTGTTTCTCTGGATCGCAGAAGTGTCAGCAGTGGACTGAGACTcccaggagggcagaggcagctgggcagGCCCTAGGCCCTCTGGGGAggtaggggtgggtggggggagaagcagcagaaagaGGTGATGCCCCTGCAGCTCCTCCCaaggccagcccctcccccagggtcccAGGATGGGGAGGGGTGCAGGGGCCTGTGAAGGCCCTTCGTCCTGGAACTGGGCCCGAAGTATATGGGCAGGGTGTTTGTCATCCTAAGGCAAGAACTCAGGCGGGAGGGCTCCTCCCACCTGGTGGCCCCCGAGGGTGATTGCTGGTCAGGGAGCCATGTGCACCCTTAAGACACGAGCCTGTTTCATGGGCCCCCCTGTCCCTGGGAGAGGAGGTGAGGTGAGCTGAGGACAAAGCTGCAGTCTGGTTTTGCCCCAGCCTGCTGGATGACCTTGGGCGAGTCTCCTCCCCTCTTTGGGCCTCTGTCTCTTGCTCTGTCACACTAGGCAGCTAGACTGGATGATCTCTCAGAGCTTCTAAAATATACAGTCTAAGAGTCCTGCCCCCACTCCAGGATGCCCTCAGGTTGGCATGACATTAGAAGGGCATCTttaaggcaggaaggaggggccaGGCAAGGATGGTCTCAGCCCCAGGGGGATGCTGGAGTGGGCTGCAAAGGGTACAGGTGGGCAGGCAGACAGACAAGGTGCCAAGGGAACAAGGAGGCGAAGGTGGCCCGGGCAGGGAAGAGGGCACCAGGGCCCAGACCGCCCACCCTCCCAGCTACATTCCCTGCCAGGGAAAACACATCCAGTGTGTCTCGGGGTAGgaaagggctttttaaaaaaataagtttcctATAAAGCATCAAAAAATCTCAGAGAAAACCTCAgcaaaagttcccttttctccaataTTTGGCATTGGCAGTGGGGCTGGCACGGCTGCCTCTGGCCCCGGCTTTCCTATTGCTGTGGCCCGGCCTGGCCCACTCCTGGGGCAGCTCCCTGGCCCCTGCTGCTCCCCCAGGAGAGGGACGAGCAGGGGGTGGGAGTTTGTCGGTGGGCTTCGAGGTGTCCCTGGGTCCCTGTCTGGAAGCTCGAGTCTTTGGTaactgggaaggggaggggggatgagCAAAGCACTGGGAGGCGGGAGGGGGTCCAGCGGGCACCTTCATCACCGAGAGTTCAGCCGTGGGGCCACCTGTGGGGGCCGGGGAAGAAGCCCAAGGGGTGAGCAGGAAGCAGAGGTGCTGGGGGCACGTGTCTTCCTGGCTTAGAAACGCTGTGGTGTACGGGGTGCTGGAGACCCTGAGCCTGTCCCCATAGGAATCTGTGTCCTGGCCAGGGTGAGCCTCTCCTACCCACActggccccccgcccccagatcTCCCCGACCTCCCTGTGCTGCCATCTTTACGACCCTCTGCTCTCTGGAGGCTCAAGTGGCCCTCTCTCTGGTCCTCAaaggggcagcaggaggaagggagtggtATGGTGCCCTCTGAATCGAGGTCCTCGGGGAGGTGCCCAggctctgcccagccctgggaggaAGGCATGGCCCCAGGGCTCTCAGCCGGGAGGCAGGGAGTTGCTGCCAGGCGCACTCACCACGGCCAGGTGCCCGTTCTTGGCCTTGGTGATGAGCAGCTCCGAGCCGGGTGTGAAGTCGATGATGCCATCCCTGCCCGGGCCCCCTGCGAACGTGAtgctggagggaagggggtgggtgAGGCCTGCCCTCTGTGCCCACACGGCCCCCTTGCCACCCCTCCCCGCCTCACCTGCCCTGGTTGATGTTGATGTTGCTCACGCGGTCGGCGCTGAGGGCCGTCTTGGTCAGCGTCTCAATCACGTGGTCGCTCTGCAGCACCACGTCCCCCTGGGGGCCAGATGGAGGGAGGGGTCAGGCCCTGCCCAGAGCTAGagaccccaccccctccctgcctcccagtccCCCGAGGGGCACCTTCTGCTTATTGTCCTCACGCTGCACGTGCAGCACAAAGAGGCTGTCACTCAGGCTGCTGACAGATATTCCTGAGGGGGAAAGGCAGAGGTCAGGGTTCAAGGGTCAGAGCAGGAGGCCCTCCCCACGCAGCCCAGGACTGTGGCTTACCGGTCAGGTTGGCATAATCAATCCTCTGCTTGACTTTGGCATCCTCCACGATGACCACGGCGTTGGGTGTCAGCAGCAGCTGCCGGGAGCGTGGCTTGTAGCCTTTGCGGTCATATTTCACAACGGGCACGGCATACTGGGGACAGAGGGCAGGCGAGGGGCTGAGGGGCCTCCTCACCCTCCGCCCCAGGCCCTGACCGCCACCTAGCCCTGGGGTGGCAGAACCGCGGGACTGGGCGCTACAGGCAGGTCTCACCTGGATGGGCTCAGAGCCCAGGGCCTGCAGCACCTTGGGGCTGATCTCATCCGCACCTGTAAcccagatgggggaggggagtaagaggaggagagaggggccgAGGATGGAGATGGGGGCCTTTGGCACTGGAAAGTCAGGGGCTCACCAAGCCGTGTGCTGATGAAGAGCCTGGGGACACTCTGGGGGTAATTGTCTTTCTTGCCTTTGAAGATCTCACTAGCCACGGCTTTTTGCTGCAGCTGAGGAGataagggcagggagggggctgtcAGAGTGGGGGTAGGGGCCATCACCGCAGAGGCAGGCCCGGCCTCAGGAACCGAGACAGGCCCCCTCGCCCTctctctggccccagccccaggcgGCTAAGCCCCGACACCAACATTCCCCATCAGCCCTTTCTCTCCCTTACCGCCGTCCCCACCAACCAAGGCGGAGGGCTCCCTCAGAAGGGTCAGGACAGTATAGTCATGATATTAATTCCCCTTCATATCAGGCCCTGGAGCCCCCGAGAGTCAGCTGCAGCCTGGGATCTTGAAACTGGCTGATTGCTGATACCTGAAACTACTACcggggctggtagatgcaaact includes these proteins:
- the LOC110255905 gene encoding uncharacterized protein LOC110255905, with translation MRLEPSPGSASLGDAVRGAEPIQIRACRGGGGGGRVTCLLPLHRSWNHPCPRKDQAWGPVVSQVIPVAAFRRKGVLEVAITEPIWRLRFPQGEGHCGQKEWHVQGLQARKGVEWSQATAEELVHHLGQHFAKKMRCHVNVSGSAQSCDHTQIWIPPGQVAAQKHRAFQEIEAWTSQNRVANSAQTNFCGLLVEAPPLGPRRRLSTLCSPCPHQAATPKSPHAQ